A region of the Desulfurellaceae bacterium genome:
TCGGACCATCTTCAACCGGACCGTCAGCGCCAATCTGGGTATGAGTTACAGCGTAGCCAACGTGCTGGCCGAGGCCGGCCTGGACCAGGTCCGGCGCTGGCTGCCGTTCGCGTGTGACGAGCAAGACCTGCGCAACCAGATCAAAAACAAGATGATCCGGCCGACGACCATCCCACAAACCGTGCGGGACCTGCAGATCGAACAGGCGCTCGCCCGCGAGGCGCTGCGTCTGGCCCTGGAGCACCACAAACAGCTGGCGGTGGAACTCAAGGGCGTCCAGCAGGAACGCACGGTCTCCGACGCCTTTGTCCAGACCGCCTCGGGCCAGAGCCTGGTAGACATGTCGGCCCTGGACCTGATCATCGGCAGCGGCGGCATTCTGTCCCACGCCCCGCGCCGGGTCCAGGCCATGTTGATGCTGATCGACGCCTACGAACCGCTCGGCGTCACTCGTCTGGCGGTCGATAGTATCTTCATGATGCCCCACCTCGGGGTGCTGTCCACCGTCCATGAACGGGCGGCGACCGAGGTGTTGCTCAAGGACTGTTTGATCCCGCTCGGCACCTGCGTCGCCCCGAGCGGCCGTGGAAAAGCCGGCCAGCCGTGTTTCTCCTACCGCCTCGTCCAGCCCGATGGGCAGACCCTTGACGGCAGCCTGAGCTGCGGCCGCCTGGAGCGGCTCAGCCTGGCCGACGGCCGCGAAGCGCGGCTCGAACTCAGCCCCAGGCGGGGCTTTGACTTTGGCGCCGGTCCGGGCAAGGCTCTCAGCGCATCGGTCACGGGCGGGACCGTCGGCCTTGTTTTCGACGCCCGGGGTCGGCCGCTCAGCTTTGCCCCGGACGAGGCCGGCCGGACCGCCCAGCTCCGAGCCTGGCAAACCGCGCTCGACCTGTACCCCGATTCGGACTGAGCCATGGCCCACGCCTATACCCCCGGCCTGCGTGTTGCAGCCGACACCATTATTCGCAAACAGCGCCTGCTGCCCATCCCCGGCCAGGTTGTGGTCGCTCAGGGTGAGCGGGTCACAGCCCAAACCCAGCTGGCCCACACCGAACTGCCCGGCGCGGTCTACCCGGTCAATGTGGTCAACAGGCTCAGCATCGCACCGGCCGAGGTTCACGCCTACCTGCGCAAGCGAGAGGGCGAGAGCATCGAAAAGGGTGAAGTCCTGGCCGAAAACACCCCCTGGCTGCGATGGTTGCAGACCCAGGTACGGGCTCCGGTCAGCGGCACGGTTGACAGCATCTCGACGGTCAGCGGCCAGGTCTTTTTGCGCGCGCCGGCCGAGGTGATTCGCCTGTCGGCCTATATTGACGGCACGGTCGTCGAGGTCATTCCCGGCCAGGGTGCGGTCCCTGGTCCAGGCGATTTTCGGGCTGGGCGGAGAAACAACGGGACGGCTCAGCCGGGCCGTCTCAGGGCCGGACGAAATCCTGACCCCACAGCATCTGCGGCCGGAACACGCCGGCCGGATCGTGATCGGTGGAGCGCTGGCCCAAGCCGACACCTTTGCCAGGGCCAGAGCCCTGGGTGTTCACGCCCTGGTCGTGGGCGGCGTCCATGACCGGGATCTGAAAGCGCTGCTGGGCTATGACTTGGGCGCGGCCATTACCGGGACCGAACGGCTCGGCTTCAGCCTGCTGGTCACCGAGGGTTTCGGTTGCATCCCGATGGCCACCCGCAGCTTCGCTGAGCGCCAAGGAGGGGCAGCCCGCGTCGTGCAGCGGGGCGACCCAGATTCGAGCCGGGGTGATGCGGCCCGAGGTGATTATTCCGCTCGGGCGGGAAGAAGCGGCCGGCGACGCGCCAAGCGGCCAAACGGCCGAGCCCTCGGGCATACACATCGGTGATATGGTGCGGATTATTCGGGAGCCCCATTTCGGTGTGCTGGCTCGGGTTCAGGCGCTGCCGGCCGAGTTGCAGCCCACCCCGACCGAGAGTCGGGTGCGGGTTCTGGTCGCCCGCCTGACCGACGGGCGGGAGGTGACGATTCCGCGGGCGAATGTGGAGATCGTTGAGGGCGAGGGAGTGGCCTATGAGCGGCCATAAGCTCCCGGCTGGTGGTTTGCTGGGCTGTATTGGCGGCCTCGCCGGCCTTTGGCCAGGATATGCTGCTTGAGGCATTTGATACGCCCGGCGATGCCGGGGGCAGCGTTGTGCTGCGCTGGCAGGCGCTGCCGGTCGAAACGGCTGAGGCACGGTATCAGGTCTTGCACGGCCAACAGCCCGACGGCCCGTTCAGCCCACTCGTCGAGTTTGCCGCCACCAGCCACTACGAAACCGACCAAGCCGGCCCGTGGTGGGTGTGGGGCTCGCCCCGGCCCGACTGGCACCGGCTGGAAGTCGAGCTGGAGAGCGACGGCGCGGCGTTCTTCAGGCTTGTGCTGCTGACAGGCCAAGACCGTTTTGAGAGCCGGACGGTTTCGGCTACCCCCCGGGCCAACCTGTTTCGCTGGTCGAAACTCAACAATCTGGTCCTGGTCCTGGCCTTTGGCGCGACCGTGCTGGTGTCTATTCGCCGCGCCCGCAACAACCCGGACATCTTTCTGCGCCGCATCCCCGGCCTTGAGGCGGTCGAAGAGGCGGTCGGGCGGGCGACCGAGATGGGGCGGCCGGTCCTGTATCTGACCGGCAGCGGCGAACTGAACGGCAGCGGCGATCCGTCCAACCTGTCAACCATCGCCGCCACGGTCATTCTGGGTGAGGTGTCAAAGCGGGTGGCCAGCTATGGCGCCGAGCTGCGGGTTCCCCACCGCTCGGCGATTGTCATGGCCATCTGCCAGGAAATGGTCAAGGAAGCCTATCTGACGGTCGGCCGGCCAGACGCCTACACCGAAGAGACCAACTTCTTCATCACCCAGGACCAGTTTGCGTATACTGCAGCGGTCGACGGCATCATGCTGCGCGACAAGCCGGCGGCCAACATCTTCATGGGCTATTACTACGCCGAATCCCTGCTGCTGGCCGAAACCGGGGCGTCAACCGGGGCGATCCAGATCGCCGGCACCGACGCCGACCATCAGCTGCCGTTTTTCATCACGACCTGCGACTACACCCTGATCGGCGAGGAACTGTACGCGGCCAGCGCCTATCTGTCCCGTGAGCCGGCCCTGGTCGGCACCCTGCGCAGCCAAGACCTGGGCAAGGCCGTGCTGCTAGGGGTCTTGCTGGTCGGCAGCCTGGCCCTCAGCCTGACCGAGTTCAGCCCGCTGGCCGGAGTGGAGACCGTCGTGCAAATTTTTTCGGATTTTCGGTAGAAGCGTATGACCTTCTGGAAACGGACCCTGCCGCTGCTGATCGCCTTTGTGCTGGGGCTGACCTTCACCGCCCAGTACTACATCCCCCACCCGGTCTCGGAGGCGCTGCTGACCGAAGCCTCGATCTGGAACCAGATCATCGCCGGCTTTGCGATCATCCTCGGCGTCGGCAGCCTGCTGCGCGTCCACTACCTCAGGATCGCCCGCCGGGAGGCCGGCTGGGGCTATAGCGGCGTCCTGTTCGTGTCGATGCTGATCGTCCTCGGGGCCGGCCTGTGGTCCGGGGGCATATCAGAGGGCAGCCTGTTCGGCTGGTTGTACAGCTATGTCATCGTGGCCCTGCAGAGCACGATGTTCTCGCTGCTGGCCTTTTTTGTCGCCTCTGCGGCCTACCGCGCCTTTCGAGCCCGCAGCCCCGAGGCGAGCGTCCTGCTGCTGGCCGCCATCATCGTCATGGCCGGCCGGGTTCCGCTCGGCGAATATCTGCTGGCCGGCCTGGGCCAGCTCTCGGACTGGATCATGCAGGTGCCCAACACCGCAGCCCAACGGGCTATCCTGATCGGCGTCAGCCTGGGCGGCATTGCCACCTCGATCAAGATTATTTTCGGCATCGAGCGGGCCTATCTGGGCGGGGAGGACGAGTAACACATGCGAGACCTTGCCGACCGCATCCTCAGCCTCGACCGTCGCTTCATCTTCATCCTCATCGGTCTGGTTATTCTCATTCCGCTGCTGTACCCGATCGGCCTGCCGGTCCGGGTCTCGGCCGAGGTGCAACGGGTCTACGACTATATCGAGCGTCTGCCCGAGGGCGCCAGGGTAGTGATCTCGCTCGACTATGACCCGGCCTCCAAACCGGAGTTGCAGCCGATGACGGTCGCTATCCTGCGCCATACCTTTGGCCGCAAGCTGCGCCTCATCGGCCTCACCCTGTGGCCGACCGGAACGAGCATGGCCGAGTCGGAGTTGACCCGGATTGGCCAGGAGTTTGGCAAGGTGTACGGCCAGGACTATGTGTTTCTGGGCTATGCACCGGGCGAGGCCAACGCCATCCTGAGCATGGGTCAGGATCTGTATGCGGCTTTTCCGACCGATTACTATGGCACGCCGACACCCACGATTCCGGTCCTGAGCGAGATTCGCAGCCTGCAAGATGTCGCGTATGTCTTCAGCCTGAGCGCCGGTTTTCCCGGCCTCGACACCTGGTACGTGTACGGCAAGGAGAAATACGGCTTTGAGCTGGGCGGCGGGAGTGTGGCGGTCAGCGTGCCCAAGTTTTATCCGCTGCTCAACACCGGCCAGATCCAGGGCTTGCTGGGCGGCCTGCGGGGCGCGGCCGAGTATGAAACCCTGCTCAACATGCCGGGCAAGGCGCGCGCCGGCATGGACGCCCAGTCGGCGGCCCATTTTCTGATTATCGGGCTGATCGTGGTGTGCAACGGCCTGTATTTTCTGAGCGGCCGAGCCGGACGCGGGTCGGGGAGACGCGCGCCATGAATCCCCAGTCGGTCAGTAGCGAGGTTCTGCTCGGCGCCTGGGTGGCCAGCCTGCTGAGTCTGTTCATCTACAGTTTTCTGTACAAGGACAACCCGCTGTTCAAGCTGGCCGAACATATTTTTGTCGGCGTCTCGGTCGGCTACGTGCTGACCATCACCTATCACGAGGTGATGCTGAAAAAGCTGTACGTGCCGCTGGTTGAGCAGGGCGACTGGCTCGTGCTGATCGCCGCCGGGCTGGGTCTGTTCGTGCTGGCGCGTCTGGTGCCGGCTTGGGCCTGGCTGAGCCGGATTGCGTTCGCCTTTATCCTGGGCATCAGTTCGGGGGTGGCCATCCCCAGATTTCTGTCCTCGTTTGTCCTGCAACAGGTCCAGGGCACCCTCACACCGCTGGTGTCGGTCGGACCCGGCGGCTGGACGTTTGGTCTGGCCGAGTTGAACGCCGCCCTGATCCTGATCGGGGTGGTGAGCGTGCTGTTCTACTTTTTCTTCTCGGTCGAGCATGGGCCGGGCACGCGGTATGTAGCGCGCACCGGCATGTATTTCCTGATGGTCTCCTTTGGCGCGGCCTTCGGCTATACGGTTATGGCCCGCATGTCGCTGCTGATCGGGCGCTTTGACGAGCTGCTGGGCTACGCCTCACCCGCCTATGGCTATGCCAGCCCGATTGTGCTGGTCGGGGTGGTGGCCGGCCTAGTGTGGTGGGAGCGTAGACGGGCCGGCCGCAGTTCGCGGGGTGACTATTCCGCGGGCTGAGCTGCCTCAGGGCTGGCGGGCGTAGCCTGTCTAGCCTGGGCTGCGGCTCTGGCCTTTTTCCCCTCGGACACGGGACGCACGCGCTCACCCTTCAGCCGGGCGGCCTTGCCCCGCAGCCCGCGCAGGTAGTACAGCTTGGCCCTTCGGACCTTGCCGCGCACCGTCACCTCAATCCTGTCAATCCGCGGCGAGTGGCGGGGGAAAACGCGCTCGACGCCGACGCCATAGGAAATTTTCCGAACGGTGAATGTCGCCCGGTTGCCGCTGTTGGCCTGGCTGATCACCACGCCCTCGAAGACCTGAATCCGTTCCTTGTCGCCCTCGACGATTCTGGCGTGGACGCGAATGGTATCGCCAGGCTTGAAGTCGGGCAGGTCCGTTCTCAGTTGGCTGGCTTCAAGCCGATCAATACTCGTGCTCATGGCCGTGTTCCTCTCTGCGCGTCGCGGGCGGTCAGCACGGTGGAGCGGATACGGACGGCAGGGACCGGCCTGCCCGCCGTTGGTCAACCTCGCTCCTTGTGCTCGCTGAACGCCGATGGCTGGATGCCAAGCGCTAGGGTCGTCTCTCTCTAAGAGCCGGCCAGCTTAGCCTGCCCCTGTCGGTCGGTCAAGCGACCACACGATGATGACCACAGAGCAACAGAGCAGCGTTCAGTGTGGCGCCCCCAACAGGCGGTCCAGGATAATCGCCGCCGCCGCCCGGACCGACAGGTGGTTATAGCCCGCTCTGCCGCGAATAGGCTCAAGAAAGTCGTCGGCCTGATCCAGGACCGCTTCGGTCAGCCCCCAGCCGGTGCCGAGCAGGATCAACACTGGAGGACCCGCTTGCTCAAGTCGACGCCGTAGCGCGGCAAACGACAGGCGTGCGCCGCCGTCTCTGGCCGAGGTGGCGATCAGCTGCGGGGGTTGCCCGGCCTCCTGCCGCACCGCCTCAAGCGTGTCCTCCAGACGCTGGCTCAGGGACACGATTTCGAGCGCGTCTTTGCGGGTCGCGTTATAGGTGCTGCCATAGCCGGCCCGCCAGTGATCGAGGATCTTTTCGGCCAGGGCGCGCAGGGTCGGAACCGGATTGACCACAAAGAAGCGCTTGACGCCATAGGTTTTTGCCGAGCGAGAGATATCGTGGATATCTATATTGGTGATCGAGGTGGTGACCACCTTGTGCTCCTTGTCGTACACCGGGTGGTGGAGCAGGGCCAGATACAGCTCAGCCATGTGTCACTCACCAAAGGTGGGCGATAATCCCTGCTTGGCCAACCAGCGTTTGTCATCCGGGCTGAGGGGGGCCGTGTCCAACAGTTCGGGGCGGCGCTGGCGAGTCCGCAGCAGCGCCTGACGCCGCCGCCAGCGGGCAATGTCGGCGTGATGACCGGATAACAGGACCTCGGGCACGCGCAGACCCCGGAATTCCTCGGGCCGGGTATACTGGGGATATTCCAGCAGTCCGGTGCTGAACGACTCGTCCTGGGTCGATTCTTGGCGACCGACTACCCCGGGGACGAGACGGGCAACCGCGTCAATGACGACCAGGGCGGCGATTTCTCCGCCGCTCAACACATAATCGCCGATCGACACTTCCTCATCGACCACCGTTCGGACCCGTTCATCGATCCCTTCATAGCGTCCGCACACCAGGACCACAGTCTGTTCGGCGGCCAGCTGGCCGACCTTTTGCTGGGTCAGCGGCGTTCCCCGGGGGGATAGCAGGAGACGTTTCGGCCGCTCCAGCCGACGCCCCAGCGCTTCGAGCGCGGCAAAGATCGGCTCGGGCTTCATGACCATGCCAGGGCCGCCACCATACGGTGTATCGTCGGTGGAACGATGTTTGTCTGTCGTGTAGTCGCGCAGATTATGGACATGACACGTCACCAGCCCCCGGTCCTGGGCCTTTTTTAACAGGCTCACCGACAGTGGTGAGGCAAACAACTCGGGAAAGATAGTCAGCACGTGGAACTGCATAGCGCTCTCAGTCAAGCAGTCCGTCCAGAGGCTCAATCACCGCTTGTCGGCCGGGGATGTCAATGCTGCGGACGACTTCCTGGGTGACGGGAATCATGTACTCTTTCCTACCCTGGCGCACGACCCAGACATCGTGCCCGCCAGAGAAAAAGACCTCCCGCAGTGTGCCGAGTTCTTGTCCGGCGGTGGTCAGGACGGTGAGCCCGACCACCTGGTAGTAGTAGAACTCGTTATCCTGGAGCGGGGGGAGCTGCTGCTCGCTCACCGCAACCGTGCGGTCGCACAGGGCCTGGGCCTGCTCGCGTGAGACCACGCCCTCGAAGGCGACCAGCAGAAACGGGGGGCGGGGGCGCAGCCGGGTGATCCGAGCCGGGACCAGC
Encoded here:
- the trmD gene encoding tRNA (guanosine(37)-N1)-methyltransferase TrmD; the protein is MQFHVLTIFPELFASPLSVSLLKKAQDRGLVTCHVHNLRDYTTDKHRSTDDTPYGGGPGMVMKPEPIFAALEALGRRLERPKRLLLSPRGTPLTQQKVGQLAAEQTVVLVCGRYEGIDERVRTVVDEEVSIGDYVLSGGEIAALVVIDAVARLVPGVVGRQESTQDESFSTGLLEYPQYTRPEEFRGLRVPEVLLSGHHADIARWRRRQALLRTRQRRPELLDTAPLSPDDKRWLAKQGLSPTFGE
- the rimM gene encoding 16S rRNA processing protein RimM — its product is MKSSKKNDTPGADCLVPLGRLVKAHGVGGELRLRPYAFPCPTLTTGLVVQLQDRAGRLVPARITRLRPRPPFLLVAFEGVVSREQAQALCDRTVAVSEQQLPPLQDNEFYYYQVVGLTVLTTAGQELGTLREVFFSGGHDVWVVRQGRKEYMIPVTQEVVRSIDIPGRQAVIEPLDGLLD
- a CDS encoding glutamate mutase L; this encodes APIIPTPAAVGMIIETLARQTQLNVIGVDIGGATTDVFSVFRTIFNRTVSANLGMSYSVANVLAEAGLDQVRRWLPFACDEQDLRNQIKNKMIRPTTIPQTVRDLQIEQALAREALRLALEHHKQLAVELKGVQQERTVSDAFVQTASGQSLVDMSALDLIIGSGGILSHAPRRVQAMLMLIDAYEPLGVTRLAVDSIFMMPHLGVLSTVHERAATEVLLKDCLIPLGTCVAPSGRGKAGQPCFSYRLVQPDGQTLDGSLSCGRLERLSLADGREARLELSPRRGFDFGAGPGKALSASVTGGTVGLVFDARGRPLSFAPDEAGRTAQLRAWQTALDLYPDSD
- the rplS gene encoding 50S ribosomal protein L19, whose protein sequence is MSTSIDRLEASQLRTDLPDFKPGDTIRVHARIVEGDKERIQVFEGVVISQANSGNRATFTVRKISYGVGVERVFPRHSPRIDRIEVTVRGKVRRAKLYYLRGLRGKAARLKGERVRPVSEGKKARAAAQARQATPASPEAAQPAE
- a CDS encoding RNA methyltransferase, coding for MAELYLALLHHPVYDKEHKVVTTSITNIDIHDISRSAKTYGVKRFFVVNPVPTLRALAEKILDHWRAGYGSTYNATRKDALEIVSLSQRLEDTLEAVRQEAGQPPQLIATSARDGGARLSFAALRRRLEQAGPPVLILLGTGWGLTEAVLDQADDFLEPIRGRAGYNHLSVRAAAAIILDRLLGAPH